A section of the Leptospira kobayashii genome encodes:
- the dctP gene encoding TRAP transporter substrate-binding protein DctP, whose protein sequence is MIKKHVITSVLCAVIALATAGAISAQTTVKLATVAPEGSPWTNELAKIKKKIDSESGGQIKIKVYPGGQMGGENEILQQVIRGKLQGAGLTAGALANTIKELNVLEIPYLFSSYSQADCVLDDHLQEDFRKLFEAKGLIFVTWAENGYRSIGTKSKLVKTPDDLKGVKIRIQESPVHIAYWKALGVSGIPIAIPEVLPSLQTGVVEGFDNTPLFTLAAEWQTAIKFFSLTRHIYQPAAIVYSKKFWDTLNDDQKKILMGEGNGLAPSARVAVRAIEKNMIATLKKADVQVYEPSSSELASFKATANTVAGQVVGKIGGQSKQIYDKIQKAKAACGN, encoded by the coding sequence ATGATCAAAAAGCACGTAATTACATCCGTTTTATGTGCTGTGATTGCCTTGGCAACTGCCGGGGCAATTTCAGCTCAAACTACTGTTAAACTAGCAACTGTTGCTCCGGAGGGTTCTCCTTGGACTAACGAACTTGCTAAAATTAAGAAAAAAATCGATTCCGAGTCCGGCGGACAAATCAAAATCAAAGTTTATCCGGGGGGACAAATGGGTGGGGAAAACGAAATCCTCCAACAAGTGATCCGTGGTAAACTGCAAGGTGCCGGTCTCACAGCAGGAGCACTTGCCAATACGATTAAGGAATTGAACGTACTTGAAATTCCTTATTTATTCAGCAGTTATTCTCAAGCAGACTGTGTTTTGGATGACCACTTACAGGAAGATTTCAGAAAATTATTCGAAGCAAAGGGTTTAATCTTTGTTACTTGGGCTGAAAACGGATATAGAAGTATCGGAACAAAATCCAAACTGGTAAAAACTCCTGACGATTTGAAAGGTGTTAAAATCCGTATCCAAGAATCACCTGTCCATATTGCTTATTGGAAAGCGTTAGGTGTTAGCGGAATCCCGATTGCTATCCCGGAAGTTCTTCCTTCTCTCCAAACAGGGGTTGTGGAAGGTTTTGACAACACTCCTCTTTTCACTCTTGCTGCTGAATGGCAAACTGCGATCAAATTTTTCAGTTTGACCCGCCATATCTACCAACCGGCTGCGATCGTTTACTCTAAAAAATTCTGGGATACTTTGAATGACGATCAAAAGAAAATTCTGATGGGAGAAGGAAACGGTCTGGCTCCAAGTGCGAGAGTTGCCGTGCGTGCCATTGAAAAAAACATGATTGCTACTTTGAAAAAAGCGGATGTTCAAGTGTATGAACCGAGTTCGTCCGAACTAGCTAGCTTCAAAGCAACTGCCAATACGGTAGCTGGTCAAGTAGTTGGTAAAATCGGCGGACAGTCAAAACAAATCTACGACAAAATCCAAAAAGCAAAAGCCGCTTGCGGTAACTAA
- a CDS encoding TRAP transporter TatT component family protein → MIRTSKWSNLLIASLLVLSVVACGKSRQVKISGEAVERSKTPAKLPAEIEKLWKNRQNEADLRQALVLLEKFANENPQYTDVKVMLCTGNYLMGDGHLWLKLTGEDSDAAVKEESVKFYDAAVNWCEAGLAMNPAFRKKLTEGVEPEKALDTLTVEDIDSLYWRYASLGKWSRLVGFTTLLGNRSKFSAMVNRVKELEKQLPAKEYFYSATLRYEATSNALSPTGDKKLGAKLFEEAIKKHPNYFAVRVLYSESLLKGDETKFQSQLNFVLKGNPKSLPEIEPEQIVEQRKAKKLLDEL, encoded by the coding sequence ATGATTCGAACCAGCAAATGGTCAAATTTACTAATAGCATCTTTATTGGTGCTCAGTGTGGTAGCTTGCGGAAAATCTAGACAAGTTAAAATTTCCGGAGAAGCGGTAGAACGCTCAAAAACTCCCGCAAAACTTCCTGCTGAAATTGAAAAGTTATGGAAGAACAGACAAAATGAAGCCGACCTTCGCCAAGCACTTGTTTTACTGGAAAAATTCGCAAACGAAAATCCTCAATATACGGATGTTAAGGTAATGCTTTGTACAGGAAATTACTTGATGGGTGACGGGCATTTGTGGCTGAAACTGACTGGGGAAGATTCAGATGCTGCCGTTAAGGAAGAATCCGTTAAGTTCTATGATGCTGCAGTAAACTGGTGTGAGGCGGGACTTGCAATGAATCCTGCATTCAGAAAGAAACTGACCGAAGGTGTTGAACCTGAAAAAGCTCTGGATACTTTGACTGTGGAAGATATCGATTCTCTATATTGGAGATATGCTTCTCTCGGAAAATGGTCGAGACTTGTAGGATTCACTACCCTTCTAGGAAACAGAAGCAAGTTCTCTGCAATGGTGAACAGAGTGAAGGAATTGGAAAAACAACTTCCTGCCAAAGAATATTTTTATTCGGCAACTCTTCGTTACGAAGCAACTAGCAATGCTCTTTCTCCAACGGGAGACAAAAAGCTAGGAGCAAAACTTTTCGAAGAAGCGATCAAAAAACATCCTAATTATTTTGCAGTGAGAGTTCTTTATTCCGAAAGTTTACTCAAAGGGGATGAAACTAAATTTCAAAGCCAACTGAACTTTGTTTTGAAAGGCAATCCTAAATCTCTACCTGAGATTGAGCCCGAACAAATTGTAGAACAAAGAAAAGCCAAAAAGCTTCTCGACGAACTCTAA
- a CDS encoding LIC11661 family lipoprotein — MIRIFIFLLSIAILIVDCTNYTASASNQAPPLLVSAVNNGNSNFILRVRASNPEIIFQGYRLFHGNSESEARNPGDLNSGSDCSLQNGQITVLTNQPTEYVFEIDPVAAVATSGAVCRFKRTVSSGQYISLRAISLSLSTQNSSSSLRVSGPSNAIILP; from the coding sequence ATGATTCGAATTTTTATCTTCCTTCTTTCCATCGCCATACTCATCGTCGATTGTACAAATTACACTGCCTCCGCTTCCAACCAAGCCCCTCCTTTGCTTGTCAGTGCAGTTAACAACGGAAACTCCAATTTTATATTAAGAGTTAGAGCAAGTAACCCGGAGATCATTTTTCAGGGTTACAGACTTTTCCATGGAAATTCGGAATCGGAAGCGAGGAACCCGGGAGATTTAAATTCAGGAAGTGATTGCAGTTTGCAAAACGGACAGATCACTGTTCTTACAAATCAACCGACGGAGTATGTTTTTGAAATCGATCCTGTAGCCGCTGTGGCTACTTCTGGAGCGGTATGCCGTTTCAAAAGAACCGTTTCCTCAGGCCAGTACATCAGCTTGAGAGCGATTAGCCTTTCTCTTTCCACACAAAATAGTTCCAGCTCTTTGCGTGTTTCCGGGCCTTCCAACGCGATCATTCTGCCTTAA
- a CDS encoding DedA family protein, with the protein MDFLQTLVTFFMQYGYFAVFGVLILCGFGLPVPEDISLTAGGVISGLGYTNVHVMFFVGMAGVLIGDSFVFWLGSHYGERALKLPILKSLLHPERFEKVQTQFKKYGKWVVFVGRFMPGLRMPIFFTAGTSGQISFIRFLLTDGFAASISVPVWVYLGFYGAHNFDELMKWVRQGQTAILVIVSVVVIGFLLFLWKKKRNESKPEATISQ; encoded by the coding sequence ATGGACTTTTTACAAACTCTAGTAACCTTTTTTATGCAATACGGATATTTTGCCGTATTCGGAGTGCTGATCCTTTGTGGTTTTGGTCTCCCCGTCCCTGAAGACATTTCCCTGACCGCAGGGGGGGTAATTTCAGGTTTAGGTTATACCAATGTGCATGTCATGTTCTTTGTGGGGATGGCCGGGGTTTTAATCGGTGACAGCTTCGTATTCTGGTTGGGAAGCCATTATGGAGAAAGAGCTCTGAAGCTACCGATTCTCAAATCTCTCCTCCATCCGGAACGATTTGAAAAAGTCCAGACCCAGTTTAAAAAATACGGAAAATGGGTCGTTTTTGTGGGTAGGTTTATGCCAGGGCTTAGAATGCCGATTTTCTTTACTGCCGGGACTTCCGGACAGATTTCCTTTATTCGTTTTTTACTTACAGATGGGTTTGCAGCCTCCATTTCCGTTCCGGTTTGGGTTTACTTAGGATTTTACGGAGCTCACAATTTTGATGAGCTGATGAAATGGGTGCGTCAGGGCCAAACCGCGATCCTTGTGATCGTAAGTGTCGTTGTGATCGGTTTTTTACTTTTTTTATGGAAAAAAAAAAGAAATGAATCCAAACCCGAGGCGACTATCAGCCAATGA
- a CDS encoding deoxyguanosinetriphosphate triphosphohydrolase produces MLKGRQAFLEEEEKNLAPYAVKSNASAERVYQEEDHPYRLPFQRDKDRVLHSQSFKRLEYKTQVFVYSVGDHYRNRLTHTLEVAGVSRTIAKVLGLNEDLSEAISLAHDLGHSPFGHAGQEALADIMRGRGGFEHNKQSLRVVQKLERKYPNFPGLNLCYATLAGIMKHGGDYDLSDLNIQRREDGPSLEAQIVDYADEIAYSTHDIEDGLEKQFLKLEDLMGVEIWRRNYLESKIKYPAVKDELVLRATYRNILNEFVSNLITTTSSNLSNLGVSSLEDVYKSFRNKKRIVGFADTLREELKELKHFLWNQLYRHPDVMRMSENGKETIHLLFQYFEKNPSKIPDSYLEREKEEGRDRIICDYIAGMTDRYAVETLKSEGIFWQPY; encoded by the coding sequence ATGCTAAAAGGAAGACAGGCGTTCCTGGAAGAGGAAGAAAAAAATCTAGCTCCTTATGCAGTGAAAAGCAATGCGTCCGCAGAAAGGGTTTATCAGGAAGAAGATCATCCGTATCGCCTCCCATTCCAGAGGGATAAAGACAGGGTTTTACATTCCCAATCCTTTAAAAGACTGGAATACAAGACGCAAGTCTTTGTTTATTCCGTGGGAGACCATTATCGCAACCGATTGACCCATACTTTGGAAGTCGCAGGTGTTTCCAGAACGATTGCCAAGGTTTTGGGCTTGAATGAAGATCTGAGCGAAGCGATTTCCCTGGCACATGATTTGGGACATTCTCCTTTCGGACATGCAGGTCAGGAAGCTCTTGCAGATATCATGAGGGGAAGGGGTGGATTTGAACATAACAAACAGTCTCTCAGGGTGGTTCAGAAATTGGAGCGGAAATATCCCAATTTTCCGGGACTAAACCTTTGTTATGCGACCCTTGCGGGAATTATGAAACACGGAGGAGATTACGATCTTTCCGATTTGAATATCCAAAGAAGGGAAGACGGGCCGAGTCTTGAGGCGCAAATCGTTGATTATGCGGATGAAATCGCTTATTCCACTCATGATATCGAGGACGGTTTAGAAAAACAATTTTTAAAACTGGAAGATTTGATGGGAGTTGAAATTTGGAGAAGAAATTATTTGGAATCCAAAATCAAATATCCTGCTGTCAAAGACGAATTGGTTTTGCGGGCGACTTACAGAAATATATTAAATGAATTTGTTTCCAATCTGATTACAACTACAAGTTCCAATTTATCAAATCTTGGTGTATCTTCGCTAGAAGATGTTTACAAATCATTTCGTAATAAAAAAAGAATCGTTGGGTTTGCGGATACTCTTAGGGAAGAGTTGAAAGAATTGAAACATTTTCTCTGGAATCAATTGTACAGGCATCCCGATGTGATGAGAATGAGTGAAAACGGAAAAGAAACAATCCATCTATTATTTCAATACTTTGAGAAAAATCCATCCAAGATCCCCGATTCCTATTTGGAAAGGGAGAAAGAAGAAGGAAGAGATAGAATCATCTGTGATTATATTGCAGGAATGACTGACCGTTATGCGGTCGAAACTTTAAAGTCCGAAGGAATCTTTTGGCAACCTTACTAA
- the argC gene encoding N-acetyl-gamma-glutamyl-phosphate reductase, translating to MSKSKLAIIGAGGLTGRELLRLLSGHDGFEVVHVTSNQVNGKSLREVFPSEPGMPDLSFVKHDSEIPSGTTVVLATPNEASMEMAPKLLAKGHKVIDLSGAYRLHDESIFEKAYKFKHLHFDKMKDVVFGIPELFREKIKNANFVSNPGCFSTSAILPIALLGDLRKQISSPIIIDSKSGVSGAGGRTEEIGFAYTHVYENFRSYKVLSHQHEPEIAEYAFVGSESKDIVFTPHLLPVYRGILSTIYIQLSDGIGEDTVREKFSNHIKNEPFIRLLPTPEDVEIRKVQNSNFLDIGFRMRKNHLVIVSALDNLGKGAAGQALQNLNLMHGFAETKGLLAG from the coding sequence ATGTCAAAGTCAAAATTAGCGATCATCGGTGCAGGCGGACTCACAGGAAGAGAATTACTCCGTTTGCTTTCCGGCCATGACGGCTTTGAAGTGGTTCATGTTACCTCGAACCAGGTAAACGGAAAATCCCTCCGGGAAGTTTTTCCAAGTGAGCCCGGGATGCCGGATCTTTCCTTTGTAAAACATGATTCGGAAATTCCTTCCGGAACTACAGTAGTTTTGGCCACTCCGAATGAGGCTTCTATGGAGATGGCTCCGAAGTTGCTGGCAAAAGGTCATAAGGTGATCGATCTTTCGGGTGCCTACAGACTCCACGACGAATCCATATTCGAAAAAGCTTATAAATTCAAACATCTTCATTTTGATAAAATGAAAGATGTAGTTTTCGGTATCCCGGAACTGTTTCGGGAAAAAATAAAAAACGCAAACTTTGTATCCAACCCCGGTTGTTTTTCCACGTCCGCGATTTTGCCGATCGCACTTCTGGGAGATTTGAGAAAACAAATTTCCTCCCCCATCATCATTGATTCCAAATCGGGAGTCAGTGGAGCGGGAGGAAGGACGGAAGAAATCGGATTCGCATACACTCACGTATATGAAAATTTCAGATCTTACAAAGTTCTCTCCCACCAACACGAACCCGAGATCGCAGAATATGCATTTGTCGGCTCAGAATCAAAGGACATAGTATTTACCCCTCACCTATTACCCGTTTACCGGGGAATACTCTCTACGATTTATATCCAGCTCTCCGACGGAATAGGCGAAGATACGGTTCGGGAAAAATTTTCGAACCATATCAAAAACGAACCTTTTATCCGACTGCTTCCTACTCCGGAAGATGTGGAGATAAGGAAAGTTCAAAATTCAAACTTTTTAGATATCGGATTCAGAATGAGAAAAAATCATCTGGTGATCGTTTCCGCTCTGGACAATTTAGGCAAGGGCGCCGCAGGACAAGCGTTACAGAATCTAAATCTGATGCACGGATTTGCGGAAACAAAAGGATTGTTAGCTGGTTAA
- a CDS encoding MBL fold metallo-hydrolase, which translates to MKGSIMKFKKLGFTIFAILLVLIFCLIQTSCLSSFGGDPEGKRLERIKSSPEYKGEHFENEPFVEMLNGSGYFQVLKRQLFGGEQRVPDSQIPVLNPDPGLFQTPVREGLRAIWFGHASVLIELDGIRIFTDPVFADKVSPFASLGPDRFFPPPIPLALLPKIDAVVISHDHYDHLDMSTVQFLKEKGTKFFVPLGIGAHLEKWGVNESQIVELDWWEKGKVGAVEFVCTPAVHYSGRGLFNRKSTLWSSWSLIGPKNKVFVSGDTGYSPHFSQIGKRLGPFNLTAIKVGAYDWSWDGIHMNPEDAVKANSDVNGKTMLPVHWGTFNLAIHEWKEPIILTVKAANESKTNLVTPKPGQVVEVGSPFHSEPWWENVK; encoded by the coding sequence ATGAAGGGATCAATTATGAAATTCAAAAAACTCGGTTTTACTATATTTGCCATTCTGTTAGTTCTTATATTTTGCCTGATACAGACTTCCTGCCTCAGCTCTTTCGGAGGGGATCCGGAAGGAAAGAGATTGGAACGAATCAAATCCTCTCCCGAATATAAAGGAGAACATTTTGAAAACGAGCCGTTTGTAGAAATGCTTAACGGAAGCGGATATTTTCAGGTTCTCAAACGGCAGTTATTCGGTGGCGAACAGAGAGTCCCTGATTCTCAAATTCCCGTTTTGAATCCCGATCCCGGCTTATTCCAAACTCCCGTAAGAGAAGGATTACGTGCGATTTGGTTCGGTCATGCTTCCGTATTGATTGAGTTAGATGGTATTCGTATTTTTACCGACCCGGTTTTTGCAGACAAGGTTTCTCCTTTTGCGAGTCTCGGTCCCGACAGGTTTTTTCCTCCTCCGATTCCGCTCGCTTTACTTCCCAAAATAGATGCAGTCGTGATTTCCCATGACCATTACGATCATTTGGATATGTCTACCGTTCAGTTTTTAAAAGAAAAAGGTACCAAATTTTTCGTCCCTCTCGGGATAGGAGCTCATTTGGAAAAATGGGGAGTGAATGAATCCCAAATTGTGGAATTGGATTGGTGGGAAAAAGGAAAGGTAGGTGCGGTGGAATTTGTTTGCACTCCCGCAGTTCATTATTCGGGAAGGGGGCTTTTCAATCGTAAATCGACTCTTTGGTCTTCCTGGAGTTTGATCGGTCCTAAAAACAAAGTATTTGTCAGCGGAGATACCGGTTATTCCCCTCATTTTTCCCAAATAGGAAAAAGATTGGGACCATTTAACCTAACGGCGATTAAGGTTGGTGCGTATGACTGGTCTTGGGATGGAATTCATATGAATCCGGAAGATGCTGTCAAAGCAAACTCGGATGTGAATGGCAAAACGATGCTCCCTGTACATTGGGGAACATTCAATCTTGCCATTCACGAATGGAAAGAACCGATCATTCTTACTGTAAAAGCTGCAAATGAATCGAAAACGAATTTGGTAACACCAAAGCCTGGTCAGGTGGTAGAAGTCGGATCACCGTTTCATTCCGAACCTTGGTGGGAAAATGTGAAATAG
- a CDS encoding M20/M25/M40 family metallo-hydrolase, whose translation MKSENYNSLNHYIVKKSIFRILQFFSLFLLISYCASSPIQEIKLKPNTIQVDWDKRNEEAVKILQDLIRIPTDRKNEIEVIKYLQAYLAKEGIPSEIYFPKSRPDHANLVAVLEPEKSQILEKGLILANHIDVVEADAKEWKVPPYSGLIKDGRVWGRGAIDMKGMAVMQLMAFLELKRSKVPLTQKVMYLALSDEESGSKFGARFMIAEHKHLFQDYGFLISEGGVAVKNAIVPEVTIFNIQYAEKGNLWLKLKAKGKSGHGSTPPTEYASLNLINFYKEILAFDTNIKITEETKGFFYQLGVISGFPNSLFLKNAGNPLFKPFLAGPIRKNRHLTAMTTNTKSITGLFTGEEETGYNVLNGEVFGKLDVRVLPGVNTKDYIEKIRAIAKNYSVEVEVYDELSADSSPISSPLFQILANVAVSKVEKSIAAPFMSPGKTDNASFRRIGIDCYGLIPAILEPDDLDTMHGKDENLKIENLKLGSSILFETIIQWGDTRKPK comes from the coding sequence ATGAAATCGGAAAATTATAATTCACTTAACCATTATATCGTAAAAAAATCCATCTTTCGGATACTTCAGTTCTTCTCTTTGTTCTTACTCATCTCTTATTGCGCAAGTTCCCCCATTCAGGAAATCAAATTAAAACCGAATACGATCCAAGTTGATTGGGACAAAAGGAACGAGGAAGCGGTTAAAATTTTACAGGACTTGATCCGCATTCCTACGGATAGAAAAAACGAGATAGAAGTCATCAAATACTTACAAGCCTATCTCGCAAAAGAAGGAATTCCTTCCGAAATTTACTTTCCGAAATCCAGACCGGATCATGCGAACTTAGTAGCAGTCCTCGAGCCGGAAAAATCCCAGATACTCGAAAAAGGCCTGATTTTGGCAAATCACATAGATGTTGTGGAAGCAGATGCTAAAGAATGGAAAGTTCCGCCTTACTCCGGTTTGATCAAAGACGGTCGTGTTTGGGGGAGAGGCGCCATCGATATGAAAGGAATGGCGGTGATGCAACTTATGGCATTTTTGGAACTTAAAAGATCTAAAGTCCCTCTCACTCAAAAGGTAATGTATCTCGCGTTATCCGACGAAGAATCTGGTTCGAAATTCGGCGCAAGGTTTATGATTGCGGAACATAAACATCTGTTCCAGGATTACGGTTTTCTGATCAGTGAAGGAGGAGTCGCAGTCAAAAATGCAATCGTTCCCGAAGTGACTATTTTCAATATTCAGTATGCGGAAAAAGGAAATCTTTGGCTCAAGCTCAAAGCAAAAGGAAAAAGCGGACATGGAAGTACTCCTCCTACCGAATACGCATCCTTGAATCTGATTAATTTTTATAAAGAAATATTAGCATTCGATACAAACATCAAAATCACGGAAGAGACAAAAGGATTTTTTTACCAACTGGGAGTGATCAGCGGATTTCCAAATTCGCTTTTTTTAAAGAATGCGGGCAATCCTTTATTCAAACCTTTTTTAGCAGGTCCTATTCGAAAGAACAGACACCTAACAGCTATGACGACGAATACGAAATCCATCACCGGCCTTTTTACAGGTGAAGAAGAAACCGGTTATAATGTCTTGAACGGAGAAGTATTCGGCAAACTGGATGTGAGAGTATTACCGGGAGTGAATACAAAAGACTATATCGAAAAGATCCGAGCCATTGCGAAAAACTATTCTGTGGAAGTGGAGGTCTATGATGAATTGAGTGCCGACTCTTCACCGATTTCCTCTCCCCTTTTCCAAATCCTAGCCAATGTTGCAGTATCGAAAGTGGAAAAAAGTATAGCAGCCCCATTCATGTCTCCCGGCAAGACCGACAACGCCAGCTTTCGAAGGATAGGAATCGACTGTTACGGTCTGATTCCCGCCATTCTGGAACCGGATGATCTGGACACAATGCACGGAAAAGACGAAAATCTGAAAATCGAAAACCTAAAACTGGGAAGCAGTATCCTGTTCGAAACCATTATACAGTGGGGAGATACCCGCAAACCAAAGTAA
- a CDS encoding mycofactocin-coupled SDR family oxidoreductase, whose product MSKEFQNQVVFITGAAHGQGRATAIAFAKEGAKVAALDIAKQLTYPAYSLGTNEELVSLKKEIESLGSEALILTADVRNNREIEKAVKETSEKFGRIDVLFNNAGICAYGLSHELTEEAWDSMIDINLKGSWIVGKHVIPIMIGQKSGVIINNSSVAGLRGMNRLSHYAASKWGLTGLSKSWAIELAPYGIRVNSLHPTGVNTPMNDGLAEMEGATPIEIAERSAGNLLPVPWVETEDVANSVLFLASEKSRYITGAQFVLDAGLLTR is encoded by the coding sequence ATGAGTAAAGAATTTCAAAACCAAGTTGTATTTATAACAGGTGCAGCCCACGGACAGGGAAGAGCGACTGCAATCGCATTCGCTAAAGAAGGGGCAAAAGTAGCAGCCCTCGATATTGCAAAACAACTGACTTATCCCGCCTATTCTTTGGGAACGAACGAAGAATTGGTTTCTTTAAAAAAAGAAATCGAATCGTTAGGCTCCGAAGCATTGATTCTTACCGCAGATGTAAGAAATAATCGGGAAATAGAAAAAGCCGTAAAGGAAACTTCGGAGAAATTCGGAAGGATAGACGTTCTATTTAATAATGCGGGGATCTGTGCGTACGGATTGTCCCACGAATTAACGGAAGAAGCATGGGACTCCATGATCGACATCAATCTGAAAGGTTCCTGGATCGTAGGAAAGCACGTCATCCCCATCATGATCGGACAAAAATCAGGAGTCATCATAAACAACTCATCCGTTGCGGGTCTTCGGGGAATGAACCGATTGTCCCATTACGCTGCTTCCAAATGGGGACTGACCGGACTATCAAAATCCTGGGCCATTGAGCTTGCTCCTTACGGAATCAGAGTCAATTCATTGCACCCTACCGGAGTCAATACACCAATGAACGACGGTTTAGCGGAGATGGAGGGTGCCACTCCGATAGAAATCGCGGAAAGATCGGCTGGGAATCTGCTTCCCGTTCCCTGGGTGGAAACGGAAGATGTTGCGAACTCGGTTTTATTTCTTGCATCCGAAAAAAGCAGATATATAACGGGAGCACAGTTTGTTTTGGATGCGGGGCTTTTAACAAGGTAA
- a CDS encoding carboxymuconolactone decarboxylase family protein, producing MSRISLTEYNSVSTEVKKEYDYQIDKNGRITNMKRTLLHSLPAYKSYMEWYVLKDELVPFLGERAFTIFSHAISAETDCLICSTFFRRILIEWGESPESLKLNKREQLLVDFGREIVNRSNQVSDALFDQLKEVFTEKEIVLLTSFAGIMIATNLLNNVLKIPLDEYLEPFTKTKGQSHE from the coding sequence ATGAGTAGAATTTCTCTCACAGAATACAATTCCGTCAGTACAGAAGTAAAAAAAGAATATGATTATCAAATAGATAAAAACGGAAGAATCACAAATATGAAGAGGACTTTGCTTCACTCCCTTCCAGCTTATAAATCTTATATGGAATGGTATGTTTTGAAAGACGAACTTGTTCCTTTTTTAGGTGAACGTGCCTTTACTATATTTTCCCACGCCATTTCGGCAGAAACGGATTGTTTGATCTGTTCTACTTTTTTCAGAAGAATCCTAATCGAATGGGGAGAAAGTCCGGAATCATTGAAACTCAACAAAAGAGAGCAATTGTTAGTCGATTTTGGAAGGGAGATAGTAAACAGATCCAATCAGGTTTCGGATGCATTATTCGACCAGCTAAAGGAAGTTTTCACCGAAAAAGAAATCGTTTTACTCACATCGTTCGCAGGAATCATGATCGCAACCAACTTACTAAATAATGTATTGAAAATTCCGTTAGATGAATATCTCGAACCGTTTACCAAAACAAAAGGACAATCCCATGAGTAA